The Scyliorhinus torazame isolate Kashiwa2021f chromosome 7, sScyTor2.1, whole genome shotgun sequence genome has a window encoding:
- the LOC140426696 gene encoding G-protein coupled receptor 52-like — protein MNHSTAEWRAVSVNNNSVNLSSHHACPLGFGYYTVVDVCVLETVIIVLLTVLIIVGNLTVIFVFHCAPLLHHYTTSYFIQTMAYADLLVGVSCLVPALSLLHYPTGMQESLTCQVFGYVISVLKSVSMACLACISIDRYLAITKPLSYSQLVTPCRLRICIILIWIYSCTVFLPSFFGWEKPGYHGDIFEWCATSWETNAYFTGFIVCLLYAPAAFIVCFTYFHIFKICRQHTKEINERRARFPSQDMEAAEGGPSPDRHYAMVLFRITSVFYVLWLPYILYFLLESSRVLESPSLSFVTTWLAISNSFCNCVIYNLSNSVFRLGLRRLSQTACSLCMRSGDEASRDHKPRKRANSCSI, from the coding sequence ATGAACCACTCCACGGCCGAAtggagagctgtgagtgtgaacaACAACTCGGTCAACCTGTCCAGTCATCACGCTTGTCCACTGGGCTTTGGCTACTACACCGTAGTTGATGTTTGTGTTTTGGAGACGGTAATCATCGTGTTGCTGACCGTTCTGATCATAGTGGGAAATCTGACGGTCATCTTTGTGTTTCACTGCGCCCCGCTCCTTCACCATTACACCACCAGCTACTTCATCCAGACTATGGCCTATGCTGACCTGCTTGTAGGGGTAAGCTGCTTGGTTCCTGCACTGTCCCTTCTTCACTATCCCACAGGCATGCAGGAATCTCTGACTTGTCAGGTGTTTGGGTACGTCATTTCAGTCCTGAAGAGTGTGTCCATGGCCTGCCTGGCTTGTATCAGTATTGACCGCTATCTTGCCATAACAAAACCACTCTCCTATAGCCAGCTGGTTACCCCATGCCGTCTTAGGATCTGTATAATTCTCATATGGATATACTCCTGCACAGTGTTCTTGCCTTCATTCTTTGGATGGGAGAAGCCTGGCTACCACGGAGACATATTTGAATGGTGCGCCACCTCCTGGGAAACCAACGCTTACTTCACAGGTTTCATTGTCTGTTTGCTGTACGCTCCAGCTGCCTTCATTGTCTGCTTCACCTATTTCCATATATTTAAAATCTGTCGGCAGCACACCAAAGAAATTAATGAACGCCGTGCCCGTTTCCCCAGCCAGGATATGGAAGCCGCTGAGGGTGGGCCCAGTCCCGACCGGCACTATGCAATGGTCTTATTTCGGATTACAAGCGTCTTCTATGTGCTGTGGCTTCCCTACATTCTTTACTTTCTGCTCGAGAGCTCCCGTGTGCTGGAAAGCCCCTCACTGTCCTTCGTGACAACGTGGCTGGCCATCAGCAACAGCTTCTGCAACTGTGTCATTTATAACCTCTCCAACAGCGTCTTCAGGCTGGGTTTGAGGAGGCTGTCGCAAACGGCTTGCTCGCTGTGCATGCGCTCTGGAGATGAGGCGTCGAGAGATCACAAACCCAGGAAACGGGCCAATTCCTGTTCCATCTGA